The Streptomyces nigra genome includes the window CCGTCGCTGACCCCGTCCTCCGCGGTCGCGCTCACCCTGCGTGCCGTCGGAGGGCTCACCACCCGCCAGATCGCCCAGGCCTATCTGGTCCCCGAGGCGACCATGGCGCAGCGCATCAGCCGGGCCAAGCGCACGGTGTCCGGCGTCCGGTTCGACCGGCCCGGTGATGTCGCCACCGTGCTGCGCGTCCTCTACCTCGTCTTCAACGAGGGCTACTCCGGCGACGTCGACCTCGCCGCCGAGGCGATCCGGCTCACCCGGCAGCTCGCGGCGGCCGTCGACCACCCCGAGGTCGCCGGGCTGCTCGCGCTGATGCTGCTGCACCACGCCCGGCGCGACGCCCGGACCGCGCCCGACGGCAGCCTGGTGCCGCTCGCCGAGCAGGACCGCTCCCGCTGGGACACCCGGTCGATCGCCGAGGGCATCGGCGTCCTGCAGGCCGCCCTCGCCCGCGACCGGCTCGGCGAGTTCCAGGCCCAGGCGGCCATCGCCGCGCTGCACGCCGACGCGCTCACCGCCGCGGAGACCGACTGGGTGCAGATCGTCGAGTGGTACGACGAGCTGGTCGGCCTGACCAACAGCCCCGTCGCCCGCCTCAACCGGGCCGTCGCGGTCGGCGAGGCCGACGGACCGCGCGCCGGACTGGCCGCCCTCGCCGACCTCGACCCCGCACTGCCCCGGTACACCGCCGTCGCCGCCCACCTGCACGAACGCGCCGGAGACCTCGCGGAGGCGGCACGCCTCTACGCGGAGGCCGCCTTCCGGGCGCCCAAGCTGGCGGAACGCGACCATCTGACCCGTCAGGCGGCCCGGCTCCACACCGCGGGACACGGCTGACACGACGAACCGGCCGGACCGCCACACGGCCCGGCCGGTTCGTCGGGACGTTCTTCAGAACGGGTCGGCGTTGCCGCTGTCGGCGTAGGCCGGGTACACCATCGAGGAGCGGACGCACCGGAGCACCGTGGTGCCCTCCATCTGGCAGAGCTCGATGCAGGCCCGGCCGATCCAGCCGCCCTGGACGGCGTACGTGTACCACTGGCCGGCGGTGCCGGAGCCGGTGGCGACCCGGCGCAGCCGGAAGCGGGCCGTGCCGGCGTCGCCGTCGGTCACCGGGCGCACGGCCACACCGTGACCGTCGGGCGCCTTGTCCTTGACGTACAGCTGTGTGGAGCGTGCACTCCAGCGCCGGGGTGATCACCGGCACAGCCCCTGTGCGGCGCGGAATCCGGGCGGCCCCGCGTGTGTTGTCGCTGGTGGGCATCGATGCCGGTGGACATGCCAGTCGAGAAGCCCGAGTGTGTGAAGCGACAAGGATGGAGGGCCGCAATGGCTGCGCAGACGCAGAGGGCCGTGCTGGCTGGCGGATGTTTCTGGGGGATGCAGGACCTGATCCGCCGGCTCCCCGGCGTGACGGCGACCCGGGTCGGATACACCGGGGGTGACGTGCCGAACGCGACCTACCGCAACCACGGCACCCACGCGGAGGCCATCGAGATCCTCTACGACCCCGAGCAGACCGACTACCGGGCGATCCTGGAGTTCTTCTTCCAGATCCATGACCCGAGCACGAAGAACCGCCAGGGCAACGACATCGGCGTGAGCTACCGCTCGGCGATCTACTACGTGGACGACGAGCAGAAGCGGATCGCCGAGGACACGATCGCGGACGTGGACGCCTCGGGCCTGTGGCCGGGCAAGGTCGTCACCGAGGTCGAGCCGGTCGGCCCCTTCTGGGAGGCCGAGCCGGAGCACCAGGACTACCTGGAGCGCTACCCCGACGGCTACACCTGCCACTTCCCGCGCCCGGGCTGGCGCCTGCCGGCCCGCACGGAGAGCTGACCCGCCACGCGCTGTCGGCCCCGCCGCGTCCCGTACGCGGCGGGGCCGCCGTGTGTCAGTGGGGCAGCGTCGCCGGGCTGCCGCCGTTCGCCTCGTAGCCCGCCACGGCCAGCGCGCGGAACACCGCGAACTCCGCCGCCGGGTCGGTCGACAGCGTCCACGGCAGGGCGCCGACATGCCCGTCGACATGCACCAGCTGGTCCATGGCCTCCGCCCAGCGCTCCCCGCGGACCAGGAAGAACACCAGCAGATGGCGCACATGCGCCAGCATCGGGTCGTCGGGCCGGGCCGCGCCCACCGCGAACAGCGCGCCGTGGACCGCCTTGGTGACGACCTCGCTCTGCCAGAACCCGGCGACCAGCGTCACCTCGGGCAGATGCTCGAACACGGCGAAGAGCGGCATCGCCGCCAGCAGCGAGCCCCGGGGCGCCCGGGCGGCCGCCGACTCCGCGAACTCGTACGCGAGCTGCCGCGAGCCGTGCCACTTCTCGCACCAGTAGTGCAGAGCCCCCAGATGCGCGCCCATGTGAGACGGCGCGCGGTCCAGGATCTTCAGCCAGAGCTGCTCGAACTCGGGCCGGGAGTAGGCCAGCCCGCGCGCGACGGACAGCTCCACGATGTAGGGGACCGGGTCACCGGGGGCGAGCAGCGCCGCCTCACCGCACGCCGCCTTCGCCTCCTCCATGATGATCCGGAACTCGTCCGTGCCCGGCGTCGCCGTACGCCACGCCTGCTGCACCAGGAACTCCGCGTGCACGGCCGCGCCGCCCGCGTCCTTGGGCTGCTCGCTGCGCCACACCCGCAGCCACTGCCCGCCCGGCGACTCGCTCACCCCGCCCGGCCGCTGCTGCAGCTCCAGCGCCGCCGCGCCCGCGAACGCCTGCACCCGCTGCCAGCGGCGCTCGCCCTCGGCCTCCGTGCCGGCCAGCAGCTGCGCGGCCGCCCGGTAGTCCTGGGTGCGCTGCACCAGGTCGAGGACGTCCAGCAGATCCTGGTCGGGACCGGGCATCCGGATGTCCAGCTCCTCCTGGCGGACGAAGCCGTAGTTCGCCGGGTCCGCGGCGTCCGGGTGGCCCGGCGAGACCTGCTCGATCATGCCCCTCCTGCGCCGCATGAACGGCACCAGCACGAAGCCGATCATGGCGGCGGCGATCAGGACCCAGAGAATCTCCATGCCTCCAGCGTTCCAGACGCCGCCGACACTTGGCCAACGAGGTCGGGGACCTGTGGAGAAACGGTCCGTCGGAGCACGGCGGACGGGCGGCGGAAGAGCTGCGGACGGGCGGCCGCCGGCCCGCCGCTGTCGGCCCGTACGGCATACCGGGCGCGGGCGCACTACCCTCGGTCCCCATGAGCGACAGGCACATCAGTCAGCACTTCGAGACCCTCGCGATCCACGCGGGCAACACCGCCGATCCCCTCACCGGCGCGGTCGTCCCGCCGATCTACCAGGTCTCGACCTACAAGCAGGACGGCGTGGGCGGCCTGCGCGGCGGCTACGAGTACAGCCGCAGCGCCAACCCGACCCGCACCGCCCTCGAGGAGAACCTCGCCGCCCTGGAGGGCGGCCGCCGCGGCCTCGCGTTCGCGTCCGGACTGGCGGCCGAGGACTGCCTGTTGCGCACGCTGCTCGCGCCCGGCGACCACGTGGTGATCCCCAACGACGCCTACGGCGGCACGTTCCGGCTGTTCGCGAAGGTCGTCGCCCGCTGGGGCGTGGAGTGGTCGGTGGCCGACACCTCCGACCCGGCCGCCGTACGGGCCGCGATCACCCCGAAGACCAAGGTGATCTGGGTGGAGACCCCCTCCAACCCGCTGCTCGGCATCACCGACATCGCCGCCGTCGCCCAGGTGGCGCGGGACGCGGGCGCCCGGCTCGTCGTCGACAACACCTTCGCCACGCCGTACCTCCAGCAGCCGCTGTCCCTCGGCGCGGACGTCGTCGTGCACTCCCTGACCAAGTACATGGGCGGCCACTCCGACGTGGTCGGCGGCGCGCTGATCGCGGCCGACGCCGACCTGGGCGAGGAGCTGGCGTTCCACCAGAACGCGATGGGCGCGGTCGCCGGCCCCTTCGACTCGTGGCTGGTGCTGCGCGGCACCAAGACGCTGTCGGTGCGCATGGACCGGCACAGCGAGAACGCCACGAAGATCGCCGACATGCTCACCCGGCACCCGCGCGTGACGAGCGTGCTGTACCCGGGGCTGCCCGAGCACCCCGGTCACGAGGTCGCCGCCAAGCAGATGCGCGCCTTCGGCGGCATGATCTCCTTCCGTGTCGAGGGCGGCGAGGAGGCGGCCGTCGAGGTCTGCAACCGCGCGCAGGTGCTCACGCTGGGCGAGTCCCTCGGCGGCGTCGAGTCCCTGATCGAGCACCCCGGCCGGATGACCCACGCCTCCGTCGCCGGTTCGGCCCTGGAGGTCCCGGCCGACCTGGTCCGTCTCTCGGTGGGCATCGAGAACGCCGAGGACCTGGTCGAGGACCTCAAGCAGGCGCTCGACCGCTGAGGGCCGTACGCCATCGACTGAGGCCGTACGGTCACGTAAGGCCGTACGGTCACGTAAGGCCGTAATAAGGCCGTACGTCACCAGCCCGTGAGCGGTGGAGTCGTCTCCGACGGCGGCTCCACCCAGGGCTGGGCGGTGATCGCCCACACCGTGAACGCCACCGCCGCCGCGCCCAGCAGCACCCACATCAGCAGGACGGCCGCCCGGTGCAGCCGCAGCAGCCGCTCGCCGCGCCGGACGATCTCCGGGTACAGCTCGGGCGGTACCGGCGGGGGCGGCGCGGCCTCCATGAGCCGGCGCGCGGCCGCCTCCCGCCGGACGCGGTTCACCGCGCCACCGCCTTGGCCCCCAGCACCCGGGGCGCGGTCTCGCGCGGCCGCTGCAGCAGCGTCTCCGTCGCGCGCGAGCAGATCGCCTCGATCCGCTCCCTGGGCAGTCCGAGCAGCGCCGCCGTCTGCTCCTCGGCGACCCCCTCGTACAGCCGCAGCACCAAGACCAGGCGTTCCCTCGCGGTGAGCCGGGCGAGCGGGCTGTCCGGATGGGGGCGGCTGCGGCCCAGCGCGCCGGGACCGCCGTAGCGGTGCCAGACCGAGCGCGCGAACCGGGTGGCCAGCTCCTGGCGGGCGACGCCGTACGGATCCTCGCCGCGCAGCCGGTCCCAGCACGCGTACGTGTGCGCGAGCGAAAGCGTCAGCAGGCGACGCGCGCGTGGATTGTCGTCCCGGGACTCGCCGGTGAGCAGGGTCGCGGTGTGCAGCAGCCGTCCGGCCGCGCCCGCGACGAACGCCTCGAACTCCTGGCCGCGGCGGGTGTCGCGGACCGTGTGTCGTCGTCCCACCGCCCCTCCCGCCTGACCGCGTGCCGAGGACCGGCCCCGCGGGCCGCACGGGACGTCGGCCGTGCGTCATCAGGGCCCGGTCTCATGGGAAGCCAGCGGCGGCCCGGTGGTCAAGAGCCGGGACCTGTCCTCCCGGCGGCACCCGCGCGTGAGGGCCCCGTCGGGGCTCCCCGTCAGGACGCGGCCGGCGCCTCGGGGCCGGTAGTGCCGGTCTGGGCCATCCGCGCCGACAGCGCGACGTTGAAGCGGGTGAGCAGCGAGCAGAACGCCTCGCGTTCCTCCGGCGCCCAGTCGTGCGTCAGCTCGGCCATCAACTGACGGCGCGAGGAGCGCACTTCCTCCAGCCGGGACTGCCCGCGCGGGGACAGCTGCAGCACGACCGCGCGCCCGTCCTCCGGGTGCGAGGTGCGCTTGACGAGACCCGTGTCGACCAGCGGGGCGACCTGCCGGGTGACCGTCGAGGAGTCGATCCCCATGCTCGCCGCGAGCGCCTTGACGCCCATGGGGCCCTCTTTGTCCAGGCGGTTGAGCAGCAGGTACGCGGCGCGGTCCATGGAGTTGCGCACCTGGCCGACACCACCGAGGCGGGTCTGTTCGGCACGGCGGGCGAACACCGCCACCTCGTGCTGCAGCGTGTCGAGGAGACCGCTGTCAGCGACGGTCGTCATGTCCATCGACATGTCAGGTGTTGTGGGCATGGCCGGAGGCTCACTTCATGAAGGGGTGCTGGGTTGGGGGACAGGGTACGCGGCTGGGACGCGGGGTGTACCGACGCTGCGCAATCCCGTCTCGCCGCTTGGTCACA containing:
- a CDS encoding RNA polymerase sigma factor — encoded protein: MDEALLRSLTPRVLAVLVRRGADFAAAEDAVQDALVEAVRVWSADPPKDPKGWLVTVAWRRFLDAARADTARRRREDRADDEPAPGPVPSADDTLWLYFLCAHPSLTPSSAVALTLRAVGGLTTRQIAQAYLVPEATMAQRISRAKRTVSGVRFDRPGDVATVLRVLYLVFNEGYSGDVDLAAEAIRLTRQLAAAVDHPEVAGLLALMLLHHARRDARTAPDGSLVPLAEQDRSRWDTRSIAEGIGVLQAALARDRLGEFQAQAAIAALHADALTAAETDWVQIVEWYDELVGLTNSPVARLNRAVAVGEADGPRAGLAALADLDPALPRYTAVAAHLHERAGDLAEAARLYAEAAFRAPKLAERDHLTRQAARLHTAGHG
- the msrA gene encoding peptide-methionine (S)-S-oxide reductase MsrA, coding for MAAQTQRAVLAGGCFWGMQDLIRRLPGVTATRVGYTGGDVPNATYRNHGTHAEAIEILYDPEQTDYRAILEFFFQIHDPSTKNRQGNDIGVSYRSAIYYVDDEQKRIAEDTIADVDASGLWPGKVVTEVEPVGPFWEAEPEHQDYLERYPDGYTCHFPRPGWRLPARTES
- a CDS encoding cystathionine gamma-synthase, with protein sequence MSDRHISQHFETLAIHAGNTADPLTGAVVPPIYQVSTYKQDGVGGLRGGYEYSRSANPTRTALEENLAALEGGRRGLAFASGLAAEDCLLRTLLAPGDHVVIPNDAYGGTFRLFAKVVARWGVEWSVADTSDPAAVRAAITPKTKVIWVETPSNPLLGITDIAAVAQVARDAGARLVVDNTFATPYLQQPLSLGADVVVHSLTKYMGGHSDVVGGALIAADADLGEELAFHQNAMGAVAGPFDSWLVLRGTKTLSVRMDRHSENATKIADMLTRHPRVTSVLYPGLPEHPGHEVAAKQMRAFGGMISFRVEGGEEAAVEVCNRAQVLTLGESLGGVESLIEHPGRMTHASVAGSALEVPADLVRLSVGIENAEDLVEDLKQALDR
- a CDS encoding sigma factor-like helix-turn-helix DNA-binding protein; protein product: MGRRHTVRDTRRGQEFEAFVAGAAGRLLHTATLLTGESRDDNPRARRLLTLSLAHTYACWDRLRGEDPYGVARQELATRFARSVWHRYGGPGALGRSRPHPDSPLARLTARERLVLVLRLYEGVAEEQTAALLGLPRERIEAICSRATETLLQRPRETAPRVLGAKAVAR
- a CDS encoding MarR family winged helix-turn-helix transcriptional regulator; its protein translation is MSMDMTTVADSGLLDTLQHEVAVFARRAEQTRLGGVGQVRNSMDRAAYLLLNRLDKEGPMGVKALAASMGIDSSTVTRQVAPLVDTGLVKRTSHPEDGRAVVLQLSPRGQSRLEEVRSSRRQLMAELTHDWAPEEREAFCSLLTRFNVALSARMAQTGTTGPEAPAAS